From Spirosoma aerolatum, one genomic window encodes:
- a CDS encoding Gfo/Idh/MocA family protein, which yields MDNFNINRRQFIQGSTASLALSTFGARGLDLINPPKAYRVALIGTGWYGKSDLFRLIQVAPVEVVALCDVDKHMLDYAAKMVSQRQKSGKTPKLYGDYQKMLAENQLDIVLIGTPDHWHALQMIDCVKAGAHVYVQKPISVDVMEGEAMVAAARKYNKVVQVGTQRKSTPHLIEAKKRIVDAGLLGKISHVEMSCDLHMRNNGNPPVQAVPDFLDYNMWTGPAPLRPYDGLPHVRWWRTFMEYGNGITGDMCVHMLDTVRWMLKLGWPKRITSHGGIYVQKEGKSNISDTQSALFEYDELNCVWHHKTWGTANNPDYPWSFTLYGEKGTLWGSTMQADFIPDGKGEKIHFDVVYEKEKYPEDVTEDTNPKIELNAAPATRLHMLNFLDAIEKNSRPVADIEEGHISTASCILANMSMKTGRPMVYDPVKREVVGDKEATKMLAREYRSPYVHPDPKKV from the coding sequence ATGGATAATTTTAATATCAATCGCCGTCAATTTATACAAGGCTCTACCGCTTCGCTGGCACTATCGACCTTTGGTGCCCGAGGACTGGATTTAATTAACCCACCCAAAGCGTATCGAGTAGCGTTAATTGGTACCGGGTGGTACGGTAAAAGTGATTTGTTTCGGCTGATTCAGGTAGCCCCCGTTGAAGTAGTGGCCCTGTGTGACGTTGACAAACATATGCTTGATTACGCAGCTAAAATGGTCAGTCAGCGGCAGAAATCGGGTAAAACCCCCAAACTGTACGGCGATTATCAGAAAATGCTGGCTGAAAACCAGTTGGATATTGTTCTGATCGGTACACCCGACCACTGGCATGCACTCCAAATGATCGACTGTGTGAAAGCGGGCGCTCACGTGTATGTGCAAAAGCCGATTAGTGTCGACGTAATGGAGGGCGAAGCGATGGTAGCAGCTGCCCGTAAATACAACAAAGTCGTACAGGTCGGTACACAACGCAAAAGTACCCCGCACCTGATCGAAGCCAAGAAACGAATCGTTGATGCCGGCTTGCTCGGAAAAATATCGCACGTAGAGATGTCCTGCGATCTGCATATGCGCAACAACGGCAACCCACCCGTACAGGCCGTTCCTGACTTCCTCGACTACAATATGTGGACTGGCCCGGCGCCCCTTCGCCCCTACGATGGCCTGCCTCACGTGCGTTGGTGGCGGACGTTTATGGAGTATGGTAATGGCATCACGGGCGATATGTGCGTACACATGCTCGATACCGTTCGCTGGATGCTGAAACTCGGCTGGCCAAAACGAATTACCTCACATGGCGGTATCTACGTACAAAAAGAAGGTAAGTCGAACATTTCCGATACACAGTCGGCTCTGTTCGAATACGATGAACTGAATTGTGTTTGGCACCATAAAACCTGGGGTACCGCCAACAACCCCGATTATCCCTGGTCGTTCACGCTGTATGGTGAAAAAGGTACGCTGTGGGGTAGCACCATGCAGGCCGATTTTATTCCGGATGGAAAAGGGGAAAAGATTCACTTCGACGTCGTGTACGAAAAAGAGAAATATCCAGAAGACGTTACGGAAGATACCAACCCTAAAATTGAGTTGAACGCGGCTCCAGCTACGCGCTTGCACATGCTCAACTTCCTGGACGCCATCGAGAAAAATTCACGGCCAGTTGCCGATATTGAAGAAGGCCACATTTCGACCGCAAGTTGCATACTAGCCAATATGTCGATGAAAACGGGTCGCCCGATGGTATACGACCCCGTTAAACGTGAAGTAGTGGGCGATAAAGAGGCAACCAAAATGCTTGCCCGCGAATATCGTTCACCATACGTTCACCCCGATCCGAAAAAAGTATAA
- a CDS encoding GMC oxidoreductase: protein MSSFHQQPPIPSGKKFDAIVVGSGISGGWSAKELAEKGLTVLLLERGRMIEHVTDYHTATKAPWEFPHHNLSVPLETLKQYPIQNRTGFTITEATHQHFVNDLDNPYVEEKPFDWIRGYHVGGRSLMWGRYSFRFSDLDFEANAKEGIGTDWPIRYKDIAPWYDYVEKFAGIAGNRDGLPHLPDGQFQPAMPDNCVEQHFRKSVNGQFADRKVISARAAHLTAPTPEQMALGRAKCQYRNLCMRGCPYGAYFSTQSATLPAARRTKRLTVRPHSIVNSIIYDDKTGRATGVRVIDEQTHQWHEFRASIIFLNASALGSTYILMNSKSKRFPNGMDDSGQLGRNLMDHHFHVGATADYDHDLDKYYYGRHPAGLYIPRFRNLPGQAGQSFKRGYGFEVYTGRENWDHAFQLDGFGADFKEKATQFGQWKITLDAFGECMPYEDNRVSLTDEVKDKWGQPVLKMDVHYRENETLMRKDAHDQAVLMLEKAGFSNISGFDSQAHPGLSIHEMGTARMGTSPKNSVFNKFNQHHAIKNVFCTDGASMTSSPCQNPSLTYMALSARAADYAVKALKRGDIPR from the coding sequence ATGAGTTCCTTTCATCAACAGCCGCCCATTCCATCGGGTAAAAAATTCGATGCAATCGTCGTAGGGTCAGGTATTAGCGGAGGATGGTCGGCCAAGGAACTTGCTGAGAAAGGTTTGACTGTGCTGCTCCTCGAACGGGGCCGCATGATCGAGCATGTCACGGATTATCATACCGCTACCAAAGCGCCCTGGGAGTTTCCGCATCATAACCTGTCGGTACCCCTGGAGACGCTTAAACAATACCCCATTCAGAATCGAACGGGTTTTACCATAACCGAAGCGACGCACCAGCATTTTGTCAATGATCTGGACAATCCCTATGTCGAAGAAAAACCGTTCGACTGGATTCGCGGGTATCATGTCGGCGGGCGTTCGCTCATGTGGGGGCGCTACTCATTCCGATTCTCGGATCTCGATTTTGAAGCGAATGCCAAAGAAGGTATCGGAACCGATTGGCCAATTCGCTATAAAGATATCGCTCCCTGGTACGATTATGTCGAGAAGTTTGCCGGTATTGCCGGAAACCGCGATGGCCTGCCGCATTTGCCCGATGGTCAGTTTCAGCCAGCTATGCCCGATAATTGTGTCGAGCAGCATTTCCGGAAATCAGTCAATGGCCAGTTTGCGGATCGGAAAGTGATCTCAGCACGGGCAGCTCACCTGACGGCCCCTACACCAGAGCAAATGGCTTTAGGCCGGGCCAAATGCCAATACCGGAACCTGTGTATGCGGGGCTGTCCGTATGGGGCCTATTTTAGTACTCAGTCGGCAACCTTACCCGCTGCCCGACGTACAAAACGGCTCACCGTTCGGCCACATTCGATTGTCAACTCCATTATCTATGATGATAAAACCGGCCGGGCAACGGGCGTTCGGGTGATCGATGAGCAAACCCACCAATGGCATGAATTCAGGGCGAGTATTATTTTTCTGAATGCATCGGCATTAGGCTCAACCTACATCCTGATGAACTCGAAGTCGAAGCGGTTTCCGAACGGGATGGACGATAGCGGTCAGTTGGGCCGAAACCTGATGGACCATCATTTCCACGTAGGAGCCACCGCCGATTACGACCACGATCTGGATAAGTACTACTACGGGCGGCATCCGGCCGGGCTCTATATTCCGCGCTTTCGCAACTTACCTGGTCAGGCAGGCCAGTCGTTCAAACGTGGGTATGGCTTTGAAGTATATACGGGCCGCGAAAATTGGGATCACGCGTTTCAGCTCGACGGTTTCGGGGCTGACTTTAAAGAGAAGGCCACGCAGTTTGGCCAGTGGAAAATCACGCTGGATGCTTTTGGCGAGTGTATGCCCTACGAAGACAACCGGGTTTCTTTGACCGATGAAGTTAAGGACAAATGGGGCCAGCCGGTTCTGAAAATGGATGTTCATTACCGCGAGAACGAAACCCTTATGCGAAAAGATGCACACGATCAGGCTGTACTGATGCTCGAAAAAGCGGGTTTCTCCAACATTAGTGGTTTCGACAGTCAGGCGCATCCGGGGCTGAGTATTCACGAAATGGGAACGGCACGCATGGGTACATCACCTAAAAACTCGGTCTTCAACAAATTCAATCAGCACCATGCCATAAAGAATGTATTCTGTACCGACGGAGCCAGTATGACCTCGTCGCCCTGTCAGAATCCGTCATTGACCTACATGGCTCTTTCGGCACGGGCTGCCGATTATGCTGTGAAAGCGCTAAAACGGGGTGATATTCCGCGCTAA
- a CDS encoding alpha/beta hydrolase family protein — MRIQNLLICYLTGLVGVMAQPNPARPDLCQGAYFTEEEGAKALQTFAGTYHDRASWEARAALIRKGIREGMKLPDKPKFAPLQPIRHSLRQMNGYTVENVAFESLPGLFVTGNLYRPLNVKGRVPGILCPHGHGGSQNNRLMEYTQQRCATLARMGAVVFAYDMLGYGDSKQTDHKIAEALTLQTLNGMRSLDFLTSLPNVDTDRIAMSGESGGGTQTFVLTALDPRIKVSVPVVMVSAHFFGGCVCESGMPIHKRPTHQTSNVEIAALAAPRPMLLVSDGKDWTKNTPSVEYPYIQNIYGYYGVKDRVENVHLPTEGHDYGPNKRLAAYQFLAKHLKLDLARVQKNGQIDEAPNTILDPTDLQVFTAEHPRPTRAVVGDDAVMALLK, encoded by the coding sequence ATGCGTATCCAAAATTTATTGATCTGTTACCTGACAGGGCTGGTGGGTGTGATGGCACAACCCAACCCTGCCCGACCCGATTTGTGCCAGGGAGCCTATTTTACGGAGGAGGAAGGGGCCAAAGCGTTACAGACCTTCGCCGGTACCTATCATGATCGCGCCAGTTGGGAAGCTCGTGCAGCGTTGATCCGAAAAGGCATTCGGGAAGGGATGAAACTACCCGACAAGCCGAAGTTTGCTCCGCTTCAACCCATCCGGCATAGTCTCCGGCAAATGAATGGGTACACCGTTGAAAACGTCGCATTTGAAAGCTTGCCCGGACTTTTCGTAACGGGGAATCTATACCGTCCATTGAACGTCAAAGGCCGAGTGCCGGGTATTCTTTGCCCCCATGGGCACGGAGGCAGTCAGAACAACCGCCTGATGGAATACACCCAGCAGCGTTGCGCAACACTGGCGCGGATGGGGGCTGTTGTGTTTGCGTATGATATGCTGGGCTATGGCGATTCGAAGCAGACCGACCATAAGATTGCCGAAGCGTTGACCTTACAGACATTGAATGGAATGCGGTCGCTGGATTTTCTGACCAGCCTGCCTAATGTCGATACGGACCGGATTGCTATGTCGGGCGAATCAGGAGGAGGAACGCAAACGTTTGTACTGACGGCACTTGATCCGCGTATTAAAGTCTCAGTGCCCGTGGTGATGGTATCGGCCCATTTCTTCGGCGGCTGCGTTTGTGAGAGTGGTATGCCAATTCATAAACGACCTACTCACCAGACTAGCAATGTCGAGATAGCAGCCCTGGCGGCTCCCCGGCCCATGTTGCTGGTTTCGGACGGAAAAGACTGGACTAAAAACACGCCATCGGTCGAGTATCCGTACATCCAGAACATTTACGGTTATTACGGAGTAAAAGACCGGGTCGAAAATGTCCATTTGCCTACCGAAGGTCACGATTATGGTCCTAACAAACGATTAGCCGCCTATCAATTCCTGGCGAAGCATCTGAAACTCGATCTGGCGCGTGTGCAGAAAAATGGCCAGATCGACGAAGCTCCCAATACAATACTGGACCCAACCGATTTACAAGTCTTTACGGCCGAACACCCACGACCTACCCGCGCTGTTGTGGGCGACGATGCCGTGATGGCGCTTCTCAAATAA
- a CDS encoding response regulator transcription factor — protein sequence MRFDKVIPVDPLKPYIKHFVISESTLESTYKIFPSTSLVIGFQYQGQLTTITESQSKILSTAGITGLSDHVQVFKNSADIGTILVFFTEVGLAFFTSCPANELFNQSISLDTLFSRQTISETEEKLAQAQADSERIQVVERFLLSQLKMIQGDKLVIEAVRLIYQSKGTIRISELNQKLATSQSPLEKRFRKLVGTTPKKFASLVRFNTVLNDLTTSIKSLSEICYEHNFFDQAHFIKDFKQYTGETPERIKRAD from the coding sequence ATGAGATTTGACAAGGTTATACCAGTTGATCCCCTGAAGCCTTATATAAAACACTTTGTCATTTCAGAAAGTACACTGGAGAGTACCTATAAAATCTTTCCATCGACCAGTCTGGTCATTGGATTTCAGTATCAGGGGCAATTAACCACTATTACCGAGAGCCAGTCAAAAATCCTATCGACAGCAGGTATAACGGGGCTTTCCGACCATGTTCAGGTGTTCAAAAACTCGGCCGATATAGGAACGATTCTCGTCTTTTTCACAGAAGTTGGTCTGGCTTTTTTTACATCCTGCCCGGCCAATGAGCTATTTAACCAAAGTATTTCGCTCGATACCCTTTTCAGCAGACAGACGATTAGCGAAACGGAAGAGAAATTAGCACAGGCCCAAGCGGATAGCGAACGCATACAGGTTGTTGAACGCTTCCTGCTTTCTCAACTCAAGATGATTCAAGGCGATAAGCTGGTTATTGAAGCAGTGAGGCTTATTTATCAATCAAAAGGCACGATCAGGATTTCGGAACTCAACCAAAAATTAGCGACTAGCCAAAGTCCTTTGGAAAAACGGTTTAGGAAACTGGTAGGTACAACACCTAAAAAATTTGCCTCCCTCGTTCGCTTCAATACCGTCCTCAATGACCTGACAACCAGCATAAAATCGCTGAGCGAAATTTGCTACGAGCATAATTTTTTCGATCAGGCGCACTTTATCAAAGACTTTAAGCAATACACAGGCGAAACCCCCGAACGGATTAAACGAGCCGATTAG
- a CDS encoding SNF2-related protein, which translates to MAERIAYGKTWWGQKWLNALASIDMANRLPRGKSYANKGAVMGLLISGNQISASVKGTAPRPYKIKLSVPLFTEQERTWLLTEIRENPATLAQLLNRQLPPELIEFVNRRGIQLFPASFRDLSMGCSCPDFAVPCKHVAAVIYIIANEIDRNPFLVFQLKGLDILEELQKDQIDVGGGSMSQVLSFKDICTDELPDDEDWQPSETARTHLDYATIPALSEQLLGLLSPDVTFTKGDFHKSLTRAYKLFSKLLSDEKPLPPDERPDFSDSIELQLDEVMSVKKINIFSEHGEPRPLSGFKMSDLVGWISTLTEADWPEMSDSVRALYLTHQFSAALLRRGAVVPQLLRVTPGEDQYRVRWIPAMLNEFVKQQTELLASQIPPTLLTVRWQKEWLALPGQQLVLTLCSLFLRRVIKPTTIELWERWPLEDADRLFFGIETLRFEGFGRKEMPLAIQLWLNDFFLTHKRFVPIVAVEDNEFGDEFRLSLLIRDRESKTAKGALDPPIPLPDLLIKKKHQGIRMAVLQDLLVLSRHFPDLARLTKMGGPAYLTYSPSLFVDVLLETLPRMQLLGISLWLPKSLQHWVRPQAGGRLKAKVTADNAFMRLDDMLTFDWQVALGEEMISVNEFQKLVGRTTGLVKIKDQYVLIDPNELTKLYKQLENPPELTGSDLLKAALSEEYKGGRLGISAEVRTLVKQFTESASQPLPDALNATLRPYQQRGYDWLMKNTSLGMGSLLADDMGLGKTLQIIALLLKFKQDGRFKKQKGLVVLPTTLLTNWQKEIARFAPDLRPTIYHGSSRKLPDDKTKDYDLLLTTYGVVRSDLDKLKKTNWAVVIIDEAQNIKNSDTEQTKAVKALKAPIRIALSGTPVENRLSEFWSIMDFVNKGYLGGVGKFNEEFGKPIQQERDHQKLDKFRRITSPFLLRRVKTDRSIISDLPDKIENNQFCTLTTEQAALYESVVQESLRAIQQKEGIARRGLVLKLMTALKQIGNHPRQYLKQGADAPALSGKTTLLLNLLENIYASHEKVLIFTQYQEMGQLLVQFIQQAFGTPPLFLHGGTSRDERDRMVEQFQKNRSDHTFILSLKAGGTGLNLTQANHVIHYDLWWNPAVEAQATDRAFRIGQTKNVLVYRLINQGTMEEKIDAMIRNKKELADLSVKTGETWLGDLSDAELKELVTLG; encoded by the coding sequence ATGGCAGAACGGATCGCTTACGGCAAAACGTGGTGGGGTCAGAAATGGCTTAATGCTTTGGCAAGCATTGATATGGCAAACCGCCTGCCACGCGGAAAAAGCTATGCCAACAAGGGGGCCGTCATGGGCCTGCTTATTTCGGGCAATCAGATTAGTGCCTCCGTAAAAGGTACGGCGCCCCGGCCCTATAAAATTAAGCTGTCGGTACCGCTTTTTACGGAGCAGGAACGAACCTGGCTGTTAACCGAAATTCGCGAAAATCCGGCAACACTGGCTCAACTTCTGAACCGGCAATTACCTCCTGAACTGATCGAATTTGTCAATCGACGAGGTATCCAACTATTTCCGGCATCATTCCGGGATTTGTCGATGGGGTGCTCCTGCCCTGATTTTGCCGTTCCGTGCAAGCACGTTGCCGCCGTTATTTACATTATTGCCAACGAGATCGACCGAAATCCGTTTCTGGTTTTTCAGCTAAAAGGGCTGGACATTCTGGAGGAGTTACAAAAAGATCAGATCGATGTTGGCGGGGGTAGTATGAGTCAGGTATTGTCGTTCAAAGACATTTGCACCGACGAACTGCCCGACGATGAAGATTGGCAACCTTCCGAAACTGCCCGTACCCACCTGGATTATGCCACAATCCCAGCCTTGTCGGAACAACTGTTAGGCTTGCTGTCACCGGATGTTACGTTCACCAAAGGGGATTTCCATAAATCATTAACCCGCGCCTATAAATTATTCAGCAAACTCTTATCCGACGAGAAACCGTTACCGCCTGACGAACGGCCCGACTTCAGCGATAGCATCGAACTCCAGCTCGATGAAGTAATGTCGGTCAAAAAGATCAACATTTTTAGCGAGCATGGCGAACCTCGTCCGCTTAGCGGGTTCAAAATGAGCGATCTGGTGGGCTGGATTAGTACGCTTACTGAAGCCGACTGGCCCGAAATGAGCGATTCGGTCCGAGCGTTGTACCTTACCCATCAATTTTCGGCTGCGCTGTTGCGCCGGGGAGCTGTAGTGCCACAATTGTTACGGGTAACGCCCGGTGAAGATCAATACCGGGTACGCTGGATTCCGGCCATGCTCAACGAATTCGTAAAACAGCAAACCGAACTCCTGGCTTCGCAAATTCCACCTACCTTGCTGACGGTCCGCTGGCAAAAAGAATGGCTGGCTCTGCCCGGCCAGCAGTTGGTCTTAACCCTTTGTTCGCTCTTTTTACGGCGGGTTATCAAGCCAACGACCATCGAACTTTGGGAACGCTGGCCACTGGAAGATGCCGACCGCCTGTTTTTCGGCATCGAAACGCTGCGATTTGAAGGATTCGGACGGAAGGAGATGCCCCTTGCCATCCAGCTTTGGCTCAACGACTTCTTCCTGACCCACAAACGATTTGTGCCCATTGTTGCCGTTGAAGACAATGAATTCGGTGATGAGTTTCGCCTAAGCCTGCTCATCCGCGACCGCGAATCGAAAACCGCGAAAGGCGCACTCGATCCCCCTATTCCACTGCCTGACCTCCTGATCAAAAAGAAACACCAGGGCATACGGATGGCTGTTTTGCAGGATTTGCTGGTTCTGTCGCGGCATTTTCCGGATTTAGCCCGATTGACCAAAATGGGTGGCCCGGCGTATCTGACCTACTCGCCCAGCCTGTTTGTCGATGTGCTGCTTGAAACCTTACCCCGTATGCAGTTGCTGGGCATTTCGCTCTGGCTGCCCAAATCCTTACAACACTGGGTCCGTCCGCAGGCAGGTGGTCGATTGAAGGCCAAAGTAACCGCCGACAATGCCTTTATGCGGCTGGATGATATGCTGACGTTCGACTGGCAGGTGGCACTTGGCGAAGAGATGATTAGTGTAAACGAATTTCAGAAGTTGGTAGGTCGAACAACGGGCCTAGTCAAGATCAAAGACCAGTACGTGTTGATCGACCCGAACGAACTGACAAAACTCTACAAGCAACTCGAAAATCCGCCCGAACTGACAGGCTCAGATTTACTCAAAGCAGCGCTGTCCGAAGAGTACAAAGGTGGCCGACTGGGTATATCGGCCGAAGTCAGAACGCTCGTCAAACAGTTTACTGAAAGTGCGTCGCAACCGCTCCCCGATGCCCTGAACGCTACATTACGGCCCTACCAGCAACGCGGTTACGACTGGCTGATGAAAAATACATCCCTCGGAATGGGAAGCCTGCTGGCCGACGACATGGGTTTGGGCAAAACACTTCAGATTATTGCGTTGCTGCTCAAGTTCAAGCAGGATGGTCGATTTAAAAAGCAAAAAGGGCTGGTAGTATTGCCAACCACCCTACTGACCAACTGGCAAAAAGAAATTGCCCGCTTTGCGCCCGATCTTCGCCCCACGATTTATCACGGTTCGAGTCGCAAGCTTCCCGATGATAAGACCAAAGATTATGACCTATTGCTAACCACCTATGGAGTAGTACGTTCCGATCTCGATAAGTTAAAAAAAACTAACTGGGCAGTTGTGATCATCGATGAAGCGCAAAACATTAAAAACTCCGATACCGAGCAAACCAAAGCGGTAAAAGCCTTAAAAGCACCGATTCGCATTGCTCTCAGCGGTACGCCCGTCGAAAACCGGCTATCGGAGTTCTGGAGTATCATGGACTTTGTGAACAAAGGGTATTTGGGTGGAGTGGGCAAGTTTAACGAAGAGTTTGGCAAGCCCATTCAGCAGGAACGCGACCACCAGAAGCTTGACAAGTTCCGGCGCATAACGAGCCCCTTCCTGCTTCGTCGGGTCAAAACCGACCGGAGTATCATCAGCGACCTACCTGATAAGATTGAGAATAACCAGTTCTGTACGCTCACCACTGAACAGGCTGCGTTGTATGAAAGTGTGGTGCAGGAAAGCTTGCGGGCCATTCAGCAAAAAGAGGGTATTGCCCGCCGGGGTCTGGTGCTGAAATTAATGACCGCTCTCAAGCAAATTGGGAACCACCCGCGCCAGTATCTGAAACAAGGAGCCGATGCCCCAGCTTTATCTGGCAAAACTACGCTGCTGCTGAATCTGCTGGAGAACATCTATGCCAGCCACGAAAAAGTGCTCATTTTTACCCAATACCAGGAAATGGGCCAGTTACTGGTGCAGTTTATCCAGCAAGCCTTTGGAACTCCTCCCCTGTTTCTGCATGGCGGAACATCCCGTGACGAGCGCGACCGGATGGTTGAGCAATTCCAGAAAAACCGGAGCGATCACACCTTTATCCTGTCGCTTAAAGCGGGCGGGACCGGACTTAACCTCACGCAGGCCAACCACGTTATCCATTACGATTTATGGTGGAATCCAGCCGTAGAAGCGCAGGCCACCGACCGGGCGTTCCGAATAGGCCAGACGAAAAACGTGCTGGTATATCGGCTCATCAATCAGGGAACCATGGAAGAGAAAATCGATGCTATGATCCGCAACAAAAAAGAACTGGCCGATCTCAGCGTCAAAACCGGCGAAACTTGGCTGGGAGACTTGAGCGACGCAGAACTGAAAGAATTAGTGACCCTAGGCTAA